One Dehalococcoidales bacterium genomic region harbors:
- a CDS encoding electron transfer flavoprotein subunit beta/FixA family protein, with product MLIVVCIKEVPDAAYINIDPATGTLIREGVPSIINPFDSHALEESLRLKEKHGFRVAAISMGPTSAEETLRNALAMGVDEVVLLSDPVFSGSDTLATTKVLAEAIKRLAEKEEVAMVICGKQTIDGATAQVGPGIATRLKYSQLTLVDQIQNVDDQAGKVRVRRMLEGRYEIVEATLPALITVVPQINTPREPTVRMQMMAEDAEVTLWDNEVMKLSKESIGVKGSPTRVRKIFSQIMPESEILGDGIYDPEGAAHLLIDTLTEEDILSL from the coding sequence GTGTTAATTGTCGTCTGTATCAAGGAGGTGCCGGATGCCGCCTATATCAACATCGACCCCGCTACCGGTACTCTGATAAGAGAAGGTGTGCCTTCCATTATCAATCCATTTGACAGTCATGCTTTGGAAGAGAGCCTGAGACTCAAAGAAAAACACGGGTTTCGGGTAGCAGCAATTTCCATGGGTCCCACCAGTGCCGAGGAAACCCTGAGAAATGCCCTGGCTATGGGGGTAGACGAGGTGGTACTTCTGAGTGACCCTGTTTTTAGCGGGTCTGATACCCTGGCTACTACTAAGGTTTTGGCTGAGGCTATCAAGCGACTTGCCGAGAAGGAAGAGGTCGCCATGGTGATTTGTGGCAAGCAGACCATTGATGGAGCCACGGCTCAGGTGGGGCCTGGCATTGCCACCCGTCTGAAATACTCCCAACTTACCCTGGTTGACCAGATTCAGAATGTGGATGACCAGGCCGGGAAAGTCAGAGTTCGGCGTATGCTGGAAGGGCGATATGAGATAGTAGAGGCAACACTGCCGGCCCTGATTACAGTGGTGCCGCAGATTAACACTCCTCGAGAACCTACGGTGCGTATGCAGATGATGGCTGAGGATGCCGAGGTGACATTGTGGGACAATGAGGTGATGAAGCTATCTAAGGAAAGTATCGGCGTAAAGGGTTCTCCAACCCGGGTACGCAAAATCTTTTCGCAGATAATGCCTGAGAGTGAGATATTGGGCGATGGCATCTATGACCCTGAGGGAGCAGCCCATTTGCTGATAGATACCCTGACCGAGGAAGATATCCTCTCCCTGTAA
- a CDS encoding electron transfer flavoprotein subunit alpha/FixB family protein — protein MAEEEYKGVWVFVEQTDGEPATVSWELLSVGADLARKLDVELCTMVIGDNVEHLCQESFAYGASKAYLIDAPVFHNYRTEPYYKAVCYLIDKYKPEVVLLGSTSLGRDLTGPVATELNTGLTEGCTELDIDENRLLLQTRPAYSGNIMATIVNERARPQMATVRPRAMEVPEKDTARTGEIVRESMDISEEDIGVKVLEVIDSSKGEAGVVDITAADIIVCAGRGIQSIENFQMIQELADELGGAVACSRAAVEDGLTPVESWVGQSGTTVRPRIYIACGVSGAIQHTAGMRDSDVIIAINYDKQAPIFEVATFGIEGDVLQVVPAITRYVRELRARK, from the coding sequence ATGGCAGAAGAAGAGTACAAAGGCGTATGGGTATTCGTGGAACAGACCGATGGCGAACCGGCTACGGTTTCCTGGGAACTGCTCAGTGTTGGCGCTGACCTTGCCAGGAAGCTGGATGTGGAGCTGTGCACCATGGTCATTGGTGATAATGTGGAACATCTATGCCAGGAATCATTTGCCTATGGGGCTTCTAAAGCCTACCTGATAGATGCTCCGGTATTTCATAATTACCGCACCGAGCCTTATTACAAGGCTGTTTGCTACCTGATAGACAAGTACAAACCGGAAGTTGTGTTATTGGGTTCCACCAGTCTGGGAAGGGATTTGACCGGCCCTGTGGCTACAGAACTCAATACTGGTTTGACCGAGGGTTGCACCGAACTGGACATCGATGAAAACAGGCTCCTGCTCCAGACCCGTCCAGCCTACAGCGGCAACATCATGGCTACCATCGTAAACGAACGCGCCAGGCCACAGATGGCCACAGTTCGCCCGCGCGCAATGGAGGTGCCGGAGAAAGATACCGCCCGCACGGGTGAGATTGTGCGTGAGTCTATGGACATTAGCGAAGAGGATATCGGTGTCAAGGTTTTAGAAGTAATCGATAGCAGCAAAGGCGAAGCCGGAGTCGTAGACATAACCGCAGCAGACATAATTGTCTGTGCCGGACGTGGCATACAGTCCATTGAGAATTTCCAGATGATACAGGAGTTGGCTGACGAACTGGGTGGCGCGGTGGCTTGCTCGCGTGCTGCGGTAGAAGATGGTCTGACACCTGTGGAGAGCTGGGTTGGCCAGAGTGGCACGACGGTCAGACCCAGGATTTACATTGCCTGCGGTGTCAGCGGTGCTATCCAGCACACGGCGGGTATGCGGGATTCCGATGTGATTATTGCAATCAACTATGACAAGCAGGCACCAATTTTTGAAGTGGCCACTTTTGGTATTGAGGGTGATGTCCTCCAGGTAGTTCCAGCCATCACCAGGTATGTCAGAGAGTTGCGTGCCCGGAAGTAA